The genome window CTGCTCCATTTCATGCAGATCCTGGTTTTGTTGAAAGAGCTGCAAGGTATTCTTGTTTTGGGATGAATGAGGTTGAATTCCCTCATATGGTGGAATCAGGAAAGTTGTCAAGAGTATCAAGTAAACAGTCTTTCAAGAGTGGTGAATTCGCAATTCCGATTCCGGCTGCGGATAAGAAGTTGGATAACTCCATGGAGGAATCATCACTGTCTGAACAGATCACTAAAGATCAAAGTACCAATTCCAATGGTAGAAAGAGGAAAGCAATTCCTAAGGGAAAAGGAAAAGAATCCCAATTCAATACTCTACCAGCTGTAGACAATAAGGTTAGTTAATTCAGTTATTGTGATATTGTTAAAGTTTTGTATGATATTTAAGATTTTTTTTACTGTTGCAGGCTGTAGGAGAACAAGAGAAAGAGGAATCAGATGCTAAAAGAAGCAAGCAAGATGAAGaagggaatggaatggaaaaagAGAAGGAGATGGAGAAGGAAAAGGAAGAAGGGAACCGGAATCGGAATCAGAAACAAAataaggaaaaggaaaaggaaaaacaaGCAGAGCCACCAAAGGATTACATTCATGTTAGAGCAAGAAGGGGTCAAGCTACTGATAGCCATAGTCTTGCAGAAAGGGTATGCCAAATTGCCAATTCCATTacattctttttcttttgattccattccgaCGATATTCATCTTATCGTTGTTGCCGTTTGGAAAATTCAGGTTAGAAGAGAAAAGATCAGTGAGAGAATGAAGTTTCTTCAAGATCTTGTCCCTGGTTGTAACAAGGTAAACTAATAAATTTAAGAAAATAgttaaagaataaaaaaaaataaaaataaaaaaaactttttggcATCATTTTGGTCATTGTGGTTGTTAACTTGAGATGGGATTCTTGTTTAAAGGTGACCGGAAAAGCGGTTATGCTTGACGAGATTATAAACTACGTGCAGTCGTTGCAAAGACAAGTCGAGGTATATACATAAACGATTCTTCCGGTAAAAAGAAAttcaaataatatttatttatctTGATTATCTAAAATGATGTAATCCTTTTTTCTTGTGTAGTTCTTGTCAATGAAACTAGCAACTATTAACCCAAGGACAGATATGAACATGGAAGCCCTTTTATCTAAAGATGTAAGCTTTTCGTAATCTTTCTTTACCGCGTGCCAACTTTAAATTTTAAAGTAATTTTCTTCATTTTTAAAGTAATTTATTCATTTTTGACCCGTTTTCAGACTCGGCCTTCCATGTTAAATACGATGAACCATTTGGATGCACCGGCTCAGCCATTCTATGGCTTGGTTCACGACGGACCACAGAACCAATTGACCTCAATGATGCACCGCGGTTCAAACATGAAGTCATCACAAACCGATGACTTTGGCGACGTaagttaactttttttttttaatcaaatatTATAGCTTTCTTGTCGCGCAAGGTGGTGTTAAACCGTTAAGTGTTAACTCATGTTAAAACCGAAAACTTCAGGCTTCTGCATTCTGGGAAAATGATCTTCAGAGTGTTGTACAGATGGGATTCAACCAAAACCAAGGATCAATCTTCCAAGGTGAGTTGACTTTCGACTTTTTCACGAAGAGAGTCAACTGTCAACCAACATCTAAAATAGTGGTTTACCTATAATCTTATGTATGAACTCTTTTATTCAATTCAGGACTAATTGGCGCGGGTCAAATGAAAGTCGAGCTATGATACCGAAATTGTTGACATAATTATTTAGGCCATTAAAGCAAGAAGAACATTTGTATAGAGAAAGGAAGAAGACATATATCTTCACTTAATATCTTATGTTTGTATAATCCTAGAACTAATTCCTATAAAGTTTGTGAGGTGGGAAATGTACTAAACTATGTAAAATGTTGTGTAACATTGTTCAAAGGTTGATTCATAGGGAGAGCCTGCAAGGCTGCAACCTTATTTACTTAACAATATGATACATCTAATCATTATTTTTTGTTTATCTCAGcaactttatttttttaatttttttagcttTTTATATTTCggggatggcggcgcagtttgttgctcgtctacctgttattattatgtaatttgccctgttgattggaatgaaatatattttcaaccagaaaaaaaaaatctttcgGTATGCGTTATATAACCATCTTCTGTGTGGGTCCGGGTCTAACGTTTGGTTATTAATGATCGATCCGAATCAAAACAGTACTACGCCGTTGATTATGCGAATAATTTAGAACAAACTTAGATATTTTGTTAAGATCCcacaaaaataagaaaaaaatgcACATTTCTCTCAACTTTCTGGGCCACCCCACAAAACAATTTATaacaaaaaaatattattattattattattattttttttttataatttttgatGGTGATCTTTCTTTTTGGAGTTGTCATAATCAAAGACAAGAAAA of Helianthus annuus cultivar XRQ/B chromosome 1, HanXRQr2.0-SUNRISE, whole genome shotgun sequence contains these proteins:
- the LOC110877115 gene encoding transcription factor bHLH62, with amino-acid sequence MEKDAFFNNGMQIPQAWNSIFGMELEAQVNEMNCSTKQLSNSFLNRNWDNSVDQSDPFESALSSIVSSPVNSHSGIAIPGSENVVLKELIGRLGSICNSGEISPQSCIGNTSTNTSCYNTPLNSPPKLNLSMMDHHGNPIPIPRNHHQLPPAPFHADPGFVERAARYSCFGMNEVEFPHMVESGKLSRVSSKQSFKSGEFAIPIPAADKKLDNSMEESSLSEQITKDQSTNSNGRKRKAIPKGKGKESQFNTLPAVDNKAVGEQEKEESDAKRSKQDEEGNGMEKEKEMEKEKEEGNRNRNQKQNKEKEKEKQAEPPKDYIHVRARRGQATDSHSLAERVRREKISERMKFLQDLVPGCNKVTGKAVMLDEIINYVQSLQRQVEFLSMKLATINPRTDMNMEALLSKDTRPSMLNTMNHLDAPAQPFYGLVHDGPQNQLTSMMHRGSNMKSSQTDDFGDASAFWENDLQSVVQMGFNQNQGSIFQGLIGAGQMKVEL